From the Clostridium putrefaciens genome, one window contains:
- a CDS encoding VanZ family protein, whose protein sequence is MRKIWILLDLVLSILLGFYINLNITSELIVYFFSGNNSVYVFIFTFFLIMQILLIFSIIRLIRNKKIDKYTFRAILVLYISIMLVLLFGRQVMETSINLNPIDLITFKNKDSFLQNILNVIFFLPIGYLIKDIEFKKAVPYCLIGVFLIELIQLVTKRGTFDINDIILNMIGIFIGYYVSKKFKLELVSK, encoded by the coding sequence ATGAGAAAGATTTGGATATTATTAGATTTGGTTTTAAGCATATTATTAGGATTTTATATAAATCTTAATATTACAAGTGAACTTATAGTATATTTCTTTTCGGGGAATAATAGTGTATATGTATTTATATTCACCTTTTTTTTAATAATGCAGATATTACTTATATTTTCTATAATAAGGTTGATTAGAAATAAAAAGATAGATAAGTATACATTTAGAGCAATATTGGTTTTATATATCTCAATAATGTTAGTATTATTATTTGGTAGACAAGTTATGGAGACTTCAATAAATTTAAATCCTATTGATTTAATAACTTTTAAGAATAAGGATTCATTTTTACAAAACATATTGAATGTCATATTCTTTTTACCAATAGGATATCTAATAAAAGATATTGAGTTCAAAAAGGCTGTACCATATTGTTTAATCGGTGTATTTTTAATAGAATTAATTCAATTAGTAACTAAGAGGGGAACTTTTGATATAAATGATATTATTCTTAATATGATAGGAATATTTATAGGTTATTATGTAAGTAAAAAATTTAAGTTGGAATTAGTATCGAAGTGA
- a CDS encoding sugar phosphate nucleotidyltransferase produces MRAIILAAGMGTRLKPLTDNIPKSLVKVCEEPMAERQVRFLKEKGINDIIIVVGYMKEKFQYLEEKYGVKLIYNDKYDVYNNVYTMYLVRDYIKDCYITEADVYMVENFFQSKIDTSTYFIGMKENFEKEWIPKFDYKGNVNGIEVGPGSGYIMSGISYWSERDGKIIKDELETVIKAGNFDNVYWDDVIAKIISKLHVKVQKTRLHSWFEIDSIKDLNKAETIIKTLKR; encoded by the coding sequence ATGAGAGCTATTATTTTAGCAGCAGGTATGGGAACTAGACTTAAGCCACTTACAGATAATATACCAAAATCCTTAGTTAAGGTCTGCGAGGAACCTATGGCAGAAAGACAAGTTAGGTTCCTTAAGGAAAAAGGAATTAACGATATAATTATAGTTGTAGGATATATGAAAGAAAAGTTTCAGTACCTAGAAGAAAAGTATGGTGTAAAATTAATATATAATGATAAATATGATGTTTATAATAATGTTTACACTATGTATTTAGTAAGAGACTATATTAAAGATTGTTATATTACAGAAGCAGATGTGTATATGGTAGAGAATTTCTTTCAATCAAAAATAGATACCTCCACTTATTTTATAGGAATGAAAGAGAATTTTGAAAAAGAGTGGATACCTAAATTTGATTATAAGGGTAATGTGAATGGCATTGAGGTAGGACCTGGATCAGGCTATATTATGTCAGGCATATCTTACTGGAGTGAAAGAGACGGGAAAATCATAAAAGATGAGCTTGAAACAGTTATTAAAGCTGGAAACTTTGATAATGTTTATTGGGATGATGTTATAGCAAAGATAATATCTAAGCTACATGTAAAGGTACAAAAAACGAGATTACATTCCTGGTTTGAAATAGATAGCATAAAAGATCTTAATAAAGCTGAAACAATTATAAAAACCTTGAAAAGATAA